TCCCGGCGTTTGCGATAGATATCAATATCCACACACACGCCCTGAAGCTTTCCCACCACCTGCTGGAACAGGGCCGGGGCGTTCACAAACATCATGGTGTTGGCCACACCGGCAGCCGCCGCAATCAGCTGCGCATCTTCAGCAGCAGGATGAACCGCAAGATATCCAACACGTTCCCCGGCCAGGGAGAGCTCTTTAGAATAGGAGGTCAACACAATGGTATGGTCATATACACCAAACATCCAGGGGACCTCCACATCATAGGCGATCTTGCGATAGGGTTCGTCCGAAATCAGATAGATGCGTCTGCCAAACTCCCGGCTTTTCTTTTCCAAAAGCTGGCCCAGCTCATCCAGCTCCTGTTTGGTATACACCACACCTGTGGGGTTGTTGGGGGAATTGATGAGCACAACGCGGGTCTCTTTATTAATGGCGGTTTCAATAGCACCAAGATCCAGATGGAAATCAGACTGGGTAGAGACGGTCTTGAGAACGGCCCCGGCAATAAAGGCATACTGGTTGTACCCCACAAAATAGGGGGCCGGCACCAAAATCTCTTCGCCGGGATTGACCAACGCTTTTAAGGTATCATTCAGCGCACCGGCCGCCCCGACACTCATAATCACCAGATCCGCAGTCATCCCAACGCCACACTGGGCATTAAGATAATCGGCTACGGCCTGGCGCACCCAGGGATATCCTGCATTGGGCATATATCCGTGGGAGGTTGCGGCATCGTTCACTATATTCAGCACCGTTTCCTTGACCACCGGCGGCGGCGGCACATCGGGATTTCCCAAAGAAAAATCAAACACATTATCAGCCCCGAACTTTTCTCTCATTCGGATGCCTTCCTCAAACATTTTTCGGATCATAGACGCAGATTCTACAATTCCGACCATCTTGTCTGCAATTGGCATGGCATTACCCCTTTATCAGTTAAGTATAATAATATATTTGGAAGACACCATAACGTAAAACGCATCAAACCAAAACGTTTAATTTATCCACACACACGGCATTTGCCATGTACATTCTAAAGCCAGACACAATATTGTGATGGTCGAATAATTTTCTTAAATGGGAACAATTATACCCAAACACATCTAAAACAAAGCAGCAAAGTCACAAAAAATCTTCATTTTAAAAAAATGGACTGACATGGAAAGTTTGGAGAATTGTTCGACGAAAAACCGGACAATTTATTTGATTCCAATATAACGGTCACGGACCGTCCTTGGTCTTTGACCGTGGTTCGTCCCACAACGAATATTTAAACATCTCTGTGGCTTACAGAGAGTTTCTTATAAATTCAACTGAACCTATTGTAATTATAACATGTTTCAGGTTAATATCTTCCTAAAATCATCATTATAGCTTACATTTCGCATGGGTAAAAATAATTATCAATATTTTAAGAACGACCAATAATGCATTGTAATATCAATAAGATATAAAAAATCTAGACTTTCACTCTAAATTGTTTTATAACTCCCTTAAACTCAACAAGAGGGGGTGTTATGGAACAATTTGAAGCACAGTTCAACCAGGTTGATGTTCTGCCAATGGTCAAGCATTATATGGATGAACTTCATCTGTTCAATCTTTTTACCAAGTATGTCCCCGGGGCACCTAACAGCCTGGCTGAACATGCAGAAAGCCTATGTGTCCTTACGGCAAATATCATTTGTGAAAATAAGCCATTATATAAAATTCAGGATTGGTTGGCCAAGTACTCCGACGATCTTGCTGCAGAACCGGTTGAAGCAAAGCTGTTCAATGATGACCGGTTAGCCAGATCCCTTTCTGCCCTTTTCGAGGCAGACCGCCATTCGCTTATGACAGAGGCCTCGGCTAACGCAATTGCGACCCATGATCTGCTGACCGATGAAGTCCACAATGACAGCACCACAGTGACCTTCATCGGTAAATATGACAACCCCGATCCTCAGGCCGTCAAACTCAAACACGGCCACAACAAAGATTTCAGACCTGATTGCAAACAGGTCGTATTTGGCCTGAATATCACTTCCGACGGCCATGTGCCGTTAAGTTATGAACTTTTTGATGGCAACACTTGCGACGATGTCACCCATATTCCAAACTGGAATGGCCTACGCGCACTATTGGGTAAGGAACAGTTTATTTACGTAGCCGACTGTAAGCTTTGCGGCCAGGACAACTTGGATCACATCGACAAAAACGGCGGGTTATTCATCACTATTGTCCCAAAGGGCCGTAAAGAGGTGAAACTATTTTACCAGTATTTGAAAAAAAATGATGCTGAATGGAAACATGTTTTTGTTACCGAAAGTTCACGCAAAAAAAATAAGCTCAACACCTACAAAACCTATGAGGCAGAACCAACGCAAAAAGGTTACCGCATTATTTTTGTACATAGCAGCGCAAAACAAGACGATGACAAAGGTCGCCGGCAAAAGAAGATAGATAAAGCTGTTTCACAATTGGAGGAGTTAGTACCCAAGCTAAACGCGTATCATCTAAAAACCAAGAAGGAAATTAAAACAGCAGTTGATAGCATTTGCAAAAGTGTCCAAGACTTTATTGATGTAAAAATTATCACCGAACGTAAACAAGTCAGAGTGAAATTGTCACCTGGCCGTCCTTCTCGAAGGAAAAGCGAATACAAAAATAAATGGGCATATTCTCATAGTATTGAATGGAAGCTTAATGAAAAAGCCCTTTTAGAAGCGTCGAGGACTGATGGAATTTTCCCCCTGATTACCAACACTTCCTTAGAGGCTGGCGATGTTTTGAAAAGATACAAAAACCAACCCTTTCTTGAAAAACGCATGTATACCAAAAAGACGGTTTTGGAAGTAGCCCCGGTTTTTCTTAAGAAAGAAAAACGGATCGAGGCCATGCTTTTTTTGTATTTTATAGCCTTGATGATTGTGTCTCTTATCGAACGTAAAATCCGCATGAACATGGCCAAAGAGGAGATAGAACAGCTTCCAATTTTACCTCAGAAAATGAATACAAAAAAGCCGACCTGGAGCAACATCCGTTACTACTTTCGAAATATCCATTACTCAAAAATAAACAAAAACGGAATTTGCATTCAATCAGCGGTAAAAGGTCTCAACTCTCTGCATGAGCAGGTTTGTTCACTTTTAGAAATTCCCAGTGAGGTGTACAATACCCTCCATGGCCGCTGGTGGCAGTTCCGGGCTACTTGACTGTTTTAACAATGCATTTTGAGGATAATGCAAAAATTATTTTTTATCCATGCGAAATGTAAGTTATAGTGTTCGCTTGGAAGTGCTGACAATTATTTTTGGCTCATGTCGTGTTTTGGGGTCCTTTAAATTTGTTGAAGAACCAAATCTGACTTGCGTTACTGATTCTCATCATAATAAATATCTGCTCTACTACTAACTGGTTATATTCGGAGCGGAGCTGATGAAGGTAAATATAAAGAGCCTGATAGATGATGTACAATGCTATGAAACCGTTCGTGACCTACGTTGGCCAGAAATACGAGAATGCCCTTTTTGTAATTCCATACGCACAATCAAAAAAGGTTACGATGATAAGGACTCCGCCAAACAACGCTATAAATGCAAAGATTGCGGAAGACGCTTTGATGATCTCACTGGAACCATTTTTTCTGGACATCACCAACCCCTCAAAGTGTGGATATTGTGTCTCTATTTCATGGGGTTGAATTTGTCCAACAACCAGATTTCTAAAGAATTGGGGCTTAATCGTGGAGATGTTCACAACATGGCTGCTCAGCTACGCGAAGGCGTGGTAAAAAAAAACCACAGATAACTCTTCGGGATGAGGTTGAATGCGATGAGGTGTATATCGTTGCAGGGCACAAAGGCAACCCCGCGGCTGTATTAAAAAAAGGAAGAGACGGTCGGCGTAACCGATTAAGGGGTGCCAGGGGCCGTGGTACGTTAGAGAAAGAGAAACCACCCATTTTCGGGATGATACAACGGTGCGGACAGGTTGTGATTCAAATGCTGCCCGATGTCCGGCAGACCACCATTAAGCCTTTGATAAAGGCCACTATACAGTCTGGAACATTGGTCTATACCGATGAATATGCCATTTATAACAGGTTGGATGAGTGGGGTTACGACCATGAAAGCGTGAATCATGGGGCCGGTGAATATGCCAGAGACGACGATGGAGACGGATTTTGTGAAATCCACGTGAATACAATGGAAGGCTTCTGGTCATTACTCCGAAGTTGGATTCGCCCACATAGGGGGATCTCACAGGAGAAACTACCTTTTTACCTCGGTTTTTTTGAATTCGTTCATAATGCTGGTAAACGTGGAAAATCCTTGCTTCACTCACTCATTGAGGTGATGATTAAGTGAGACCCCAAAACACGACATGAGCCTTATTTTTTATTCCCAATTGCCGACGCAAAAGAGGGTATGATGCACACACTTTCACAATGGGCAATCTGTGTTCGTTTTATGCATGGTATCAGGGTTATATGTTTCCAGTATATGCAGGAAACAAAAACGAGGCGAAGAAGCGCTCCGTGCAAGCGAGGAGTCCCTGCGGGGCCTATTCAGCGCATTGCCTATAGGAGTCGGGACGCTCAAGGATCGAGTGCTCACGTCGGCCAATGAGAGGATGTGGGAGATTACGGGGTATCCCCCGGATGAAAGCATCGGCAAACCTGCAAGCTGTATGCAGACAAAGATGAATTCAAACGTGTTGGCAAAAAAATTTATAGTGAAATAGCCAGGGTTGGGTGTTGTTTCGTGAATGCTTGCTGGAGGCGTAAGGATGGATTGGAACTGAACGTTCTGATCGGTGCGGCAGTTGCACACAAAGGTTCGGAGTCCACGGACATCGTGTCGTCGGTCATGGATATTACTGAGCAACACGAAAAAGAAGCTTGGTACCGGCTTCTGTTCGAGAAAGCGCATGATGGTCTACTCCTCATGGACGAGCATCACTTCGTAGACTGTAACGCCAGTGCGCTCAGGGCATACCGTGTGGCGCGTGAGCGGATTATCGGTGCTTCGCCGTTTGATTTTTCACCGGAGAAGCAACCCGATGGCACCGAATCCAAACAGGCCGGCCTGCAACGTATCAACTCCGCGCTTGCCGGGGAGCCCCAGGTTTTCGAATGGCGTCATCTGCGTGGGGATGGTGTACCAATTGACGCTGAAATCAGCCTGAATTGCATCCAGCGGGGAGGCAAGCAGTACCTTCTGACCACGAATCGGGATATCACGGAACGCAATCAGATGCTAAAGGCCCTCCATGAAAGTGAGGAATACCTGACGAGCATCTTCCGTACCGTGCGGACCGGAATCGGTGTCGTGGCCGACCGGTCGTTGGAAACCGTCAATGACCGATTCTGCGAAATCTTCGGGTACGCCCGCGAAGAGCTTGTGGGAGATCTAACCAGAAAACTTTATGTTTCTGAAGAAGAGTTCCAGCGCTGCGGGAAAGCGATATACGGCCAGCTGGACGAAAATGGTAATTCAATCACACTTTAAAAATGGGAGACATCTTATGAATGAGCAGGGAATATTGCTTGAGTCAGGCACCAACGAACTGGAGCTGCTCGCAGTCCTGATAAATGACCAGCTTTTCGGGATTAACGTTGCCAAGGTCCAATCTATTCAACAATATGATCAAAAATCAATAGCCACTCTACCCCATGAGGTGCCGGGAGTTCTTGGCATGCTACTTTACAGGGACAAGACGATTCCTGTAATGGATTTAGCACAGATACTTGATATTGAGGAGACCATTGAATATGAAAGAGAAATCGTTGTGGTT
Above is a window of uncultured Desulfobacter sp. DNA encoding:
- a CDS encoding PAS domain S-box protein, producing MELNVLIGAAVAHKGSESTDIVSSVMDITEQHEKEAWYRLLFEKAHDGLLLMDEHHFVDCNASALRAYRVARERIIGASPFDFSPEKQPDGTESKQAGLQRINSALAGEPQVFEWRHLRGDGVPIDAEISLNCIQRGGKQYLLTTNRDITERNQMLKALHESEEYLTSIFRTVRTGIGVVADRSLETVNDRFCEIFGYAREELVGDLTRKLYVSEEEFQRCGKAIYGQLDENGNSITL
- a CDS encoding IS1595 family transposase; amino-acid sequence: MYIVAGHKGNPAAVLKKGRDGRRNRLRGARGRGTLEKEKPPIFGMIQRCGQVVIQMLPDVRQTTIKPLIKATIQSGTLVYTDEYAIYNRLDEWGYDHESVNHGAGEYARDDDGDGFCEIHVNTMEGFWSLLRSWIRPHRGISQEKLPFYLGFFEFVHNAGKRGKSLLHSLIEVMIK
- a CDS encoding pyridoxal phosphate-dependent aminotransferase, producing MPIADKMVGIVESASMIRKMFEEGIRMREKFGADNVFDFSLGNPDVPPPPVVKETVLNIVNDAATSHGYMPNAGYPWVRQAVADYLNAQCGVGMTADLVIMSVGAAGALNDTLKALVNPGEEILVPAPYFVGYNQYAFIAGAVLKTVSTQSDFHLDLGAIETAINKETRVVLINSPNNPTGVVYTKQELDELGQLLEKKSREFGRRIYLISDEPYRKIAYDVEVPWMFGVYDHTIVLTSYSKELSLAGERVGYLAVHPAAEDAQLIAAAAGVANTMMFVNAPALFQQVVGKLQGVCVDIDIYRKRRDMICDGLAAAGYEFNVPEGAFYLFPKTPIENDVEFAGLLKEENILIVPGSGFGGPGHFRLSYAVPEQSITNSIAGFKRAMEKAQKLK
- a CDS encoding transposase, which encodes MKVNIKSLIDDVQCYETVRDLRWPEIRECPFCNSIRTIKKGYDDKDSAKQRYKCKDCGRRFDDLTGTIFSGHHQPLKVWILCLYFMGLNLSNNQISKELGLNRGDVHNMAAQLREGVVKKNHR
- a CDS encoding IS1634 family transposase, with the protein product MEQFEAQFNQVDVLPMVKHYMDELHLFNLFTKYVPGAPNSLAEHAESLCVLTANIICENKPLYKIQDWLAKYSDDLAAEPVEAKLFNDDRLARSLSALFEADRHSLMTEASANAIATHDLLTDEVHNDSTTVTFIGKYDNPDPQAVKLKHGHNKDFRPDCKQVVFGLNITSDGHVPLSYELFDGNTCDDVTHIPNWNGLRALLGKEQFIYVADCKLCGQDNLDHIDKNGGLFITIVPKGRKEVKLFYQYLKKNDAEWKHVFVTESSRKKNKLNTYKTYEAEPTQKGYRIIFVHSSAKQDDDKGRRQKKIDKAVSQLEELVPKLNAYHLKTKKEIKTAVDSICKSVQDFIDVKIITERKQVRVKLSPGRPSRRKSEYKNKWAYSHSIEWKLNEKALLEASRTDGIFPLITNTSLEAGDVLKRYKNQPFLEKRMYTKKTVLEVAPVFLKKEKRIEAMLFLYFIALMIVSLIERKIRMNMAKEEIEQLPILPQKMNTKKPTWSNIRYYFRNIHYSKINKNGICIQSAVKGLNSLHEQVCSLLEIPSEVYNTLHGRWWQFRAT